The following are from one region of the Acidobacteriota bacterium genome:
- a CDS encoding GHMP kinase: protein MFLTRNRAYARAGLVGNPSDGYHGKTISISVRNFCAEVVLYEWDSVDIVLAEGDRATFGSVYDLARDVRLHGYYGGIRLIKATIKQFVEYCQSRKLTLHERNFSVRYQTNIPRQVGLAGSSAIIVATLRSLMDFYGIRIPIEAQPSFVLRVEQKELGIAAGLQDRVIQVYEGLVYMDFDRRCERIVEGLPSYHYERLDPALLPNMYLAYHDALSEPTEVFHNNIRERFNRGEPEVIQAMTHFAGLAAQGRDALLAGDAEALAALMNENFDTRRSIYQLPPWQIDQIEIARRCGASAKFAGSGGAILGTYRDEPMFDNVRAQLSLAGSRTIKPIVS from the coding sequence ATGTTCCTCACGCGTAACCGCGCCTACGCGCGGGCGGGCCTCGTCGGCAACCCCTCGGACGGGTACCACGGCAAGACGATTTCGATCAGCGTCAGGAATTTCTGTGCCGAGGTGGTGTTGTACGAATGGGATTCGGTCGACATCGTGCTGGCCGAAGGCGATCGGGCGACGTTCGGATCGGTATACGACCTTGCGCGCGATGTGCGCCTGCACGGCTACTACGGCGGCATCCGGCTCATCAAGGCGACGATCAAACAGTTCGTCGAGTACTGCCAGAGCCGCAAGCTGACACTTCACGAGCGAAACTTCTCGGTTCGCTATCAGACGAACATCCCGCGACAGGTCGGGCTGGCCGGGTCGAGCGCGATTATCGTGGCCACCCTCCGCAGCCTGATGGACTTCTACGGTATCCGGATTCCCATCGAAGCCCAGCCGAGCTTTGTGCTGCGGGTTGAGCAGAAGGAACTCGGCATCGCCGCCGGACTCCAGGACCGCGTCATTCAGGTCTACGAAGGCCTGGTCTACATGGACTTCGACAGACGCTGCGAACGGATCGTCGAGGGACTGCCCTCCTATCATTACGAACGGCTCGATCCCGCCCTCCTGCCAAACATGTACCTGGCGTACCACGACGCGCTGAGCGAACCGACGGAAGTGTTTCACAACAACATCCGCGAACGCTTCAACCGCGGCGAACCGGAGGTAATCCAGGCGATGACGCACTTCGCGGGCCTGGCTGCCCAGGGACGCGACGCGCTGCTGGCGGGCGATGCCGAGGCGCTGGCTGCGCTGATGAACGAGAATTTCGACACACGCCGTAGCATCTACCAGCTTCCGCCGTGGCAGATCGATCAGATCGAGATCGCGCGGCGCTGCGGCGCGAGCGCCAAGTTTGCGGGATCGGGCGGGGCGATCCTGGGCACGTACCGAGACGAACCGATGTTCGACAATGTCCGCGCACAACTGTCGCTGGCCGGTTCCCGGACGATCAAGCCCATCGTCTCCTGA
- a CDS encoding UTP--glucose-1-phosphate uridylyltransferase, whose protein sequence is MDIDIAVVPVAGLGTRLLPATKSQPKEMLPVGRKPVVQYVVEELTRVGIKRMLFITGPGKTSIENHFDLNGELIQTLRETGKEELLAELEFDRTAVQYFYTRQRQLLGLGHAVLCARALVGHQPFVVALGDSIIGMHAESDVVGRMTRQFVDNHAVAVIAFEEVPDADVSNYGIARPRTSGDVFEVADLVEKPARYEAPSNLAIAARYVLSPLIFDALARTSPGKDGEIQLTDAIRSLLRDGGRVYGVRLHHDERRYDIGNFESYFEAFVEFALADAKFGPALRRRLEELLHVPHA, encoded by the coding sequence ATGGACATCGATATTGCCGTGGTTCCCGTCGCCGGTCTCGGTACGCGATTGCTTCCGGCCACGAAGTCGCAACCCAAGGAAATGCTGCCGGTCGGGCGCAAGCCGGTCGTGCAGTACGTCGTCGAAGAACTGACCCGGGTCGGGATCAAGCGCATGCTGTTCATCACGGGGCCGGGCAAGACCTCGATCGAGAATCACTTTGATCTGAACGGCGAACTGATTCAGACCCTGCGCGAGACAGGCAAAGAGGAGCTGCTGGCCGAACTGGAGTTCGACCGGACCGCGGTCCAGTACTTCTACACGCGCCAGCGCCAGTTGCTTGGCCTTGGACACGCGGTATTGTGCGCCCGGGCACTGGTCGGCCACCAGCCGTTCGTCGTGGCCCTGGGAGATTCCATCATCGGGATGCACGCCGAATCCGATGTGGTTGGGCGGATGACTCGTCAATTCGTCGACAACCACGCGGTGGCCGTCATCGCGTTTGAGGAGGTGCCCGACGCCGACGTCTCCAACTACGGCATCGCGCGGCCGCGAACCAGCGGAGACGTCTTCGAAGTGGCCGACCTGGTCGAAAAGCCCGCCAGGTACGAGGCCCCGAGCAACCTGGCCATCGCGGCCCGCTACGTGCTCTCGCCCCTGATTTTCGACGCGCTCGCCAGGACCTCTCCAGGCAAGGATGGAGAGATTCAGCTGACCGACGCGATTCGATCACTGTTGCGCGACGGTGGCCGCGTGTACGGCGTGCGGCTGCATCATGATGAACGCCGGTACGATATCGGGAACTTCGAGTCCTATTTCGAAGCGTTTGTCGAGTTCGCCCTCGCCGATGCGAAGTTCGGTCCGGCGCTCCGGCGCCGGCTGGAGGAACTGCTCCATGTTCCTCACGCGTAA
- a CDS encoding alginate lyase family protein encodes MTRLGIGVIGAGAAVLWLTAGSGSTSGAADPGAQMGTVSVDVWRPDEPPIPDVRRFALTEADRRRVFQAAEAYLKEAPVTVTASHSPRSAGGLHDFSSEGDYWWPDPVNPGGPYIQRDGMSNPDNFVDHRRAMIRFSEHVSTLTSAYVLTRDERFSAHAIIHLRAWFIDEATRMNPNLLYAQAICKKATGRGTGIIDTIHLVEVARATERLSISTSARPADIAGIKDWFSRYLAWLTTHQYGIDERNAKNNHGTCWVMQVAAFAHLTGNTAILDDCRKRYKDVLLPGQMAADGSFPLEIKRTKPYGYSLFNLDAFATICQIVSTPNDSLWTFALPDGRGIRKGMAFLFPYMKNKAAWPFPKDVMYFDEWPVRHPSLLFAGLGLNEGAYLDLWASLNSSPTTEEVIRNLPVRHPLLWVEVPSTP; translated from the coding sequence GTGACACGACTGGGAATTGGCGTCATTGGTGCGGGCGCGGCGGTGCTCTGGTTGACGGCCGGTTCGGGATCCACGAGCGGCGCGGCCGATCCTGGAGCGCAAATGGGAACCGTCAGCGTTGACGTCTGGCGGCCGGATGAGCCACCGATTCCGGACGTTCGTCGATTCGCTCTGACCGAAGCCGACCGGCGGCGTGTGTTCCAGGCCGCCGAGGCGTACCTGAAAGAAGCGCCGGTGACAGTGACCGCTTCTCACTCGCCCCGGAGCGCGGGGGGGCTTCACGACTTCTCTTCCGAAGGCGATTACTGGTGGCCGGATCCGGTGAATCCAGGCGGTCCGTACATCCAGCGTGACGGGATGTCGAACCCGGACAATTTCGTAGACCATCGCCGGGCGATGATCAGATTCAGCGAGCACGTCTCCACGCTGACCTCCGCATACGTGCTGACTCGTGACGAGCGGTTCTCCGCGCACGCCATCATCCACTTGCGCGCGTGGTTCATCGACGAAGCCACGCGGATGAACCCGAATCTGCTGTACGCGCAGGCGATCTGCAAGAAGGCGACGGGGCGGGGTACCGGCATCATCGATACGATTCATCTGGTTGAGGTGGCGCGGGCGACCGAACGGCTCTCGATCTCGACATCGGCCCGACCGGCGGACATCGCGGGCATCAAGGACTGGTTCTCTCGGTATCTCGCGTGGCTGACCACTCATCAGTACGGCATCGACGAGCGGAATGCGAAGAACAATCACGGTACCTGCTGGGTGATGCAGGTGGCGGCGTTCGCGCACCTCACTGGCAACACCGCCATACTCGATGATTGTCGCAAACGGTACAAGGACGTGCTGCTGCCCGGTCAGATGGCCGCTGACGGGAGCTTCCCTCTCGAAATCAAGCGCACCAAGCCGTATGGCTATTCGCTCTTCAACCTCGACGCCTTCGCGACCATCTGCCAGATCGTGTCGACGCCGAACGACTCCCTCTGGACGTTCGCGCTCCCCGATGGCCGGGGGATTCGGAAAGGCATGGCCTTTCTGTTCCCATACATGAAGAACAAGGCCGCCTGGCCGTTTCCGAAGGATGTGATGTACTTCGACGAGTGGCCTGTCAGGCATCCCAGCCTGTTGTTTGCGGGGCTCGGGCTGAATGAGGGCGCGTACCTCGACTTGTGGGCTTCGCTCAATTCGTCGCCCACCACCGAGGAGGTCATCAGAAATCTGCCGGTCCGCCATCCGCTTCTTTGGGTGGAGGTGCCCTCCACACCTTGA